The proteins below come from a single Aegilops tauschii subsp. strangulata cultivar AL8/78 chromosome 6, Aet v6.0, whole genome shotgun sequence genomic window:
- the LOC109771406 gene encoding uncharacterized protein isoform X2: MRSLHVSSCASGGQTPLPLRPRCLKKGLETNCPICCDFLFTSSKEVRAVLSGHSMHSTCLQAYTCSHYTCTIYGKSFGDMAGHPHHWWILYFSGQTVCSHTWSPSSFSLLLSTWISSWMRATRRARSPSGLATASTISRPRN, from the exons ATGCGCTCCCTCCATGTCTCCTCCTGCGCCTCCGGTGGCCAGACGCCTCTTCCACTCCGGCCGAG ATGTTTGAAGAAGGGGCTAGAGACAAACTGTCCAATTTGTTGTGACTTCCTATTCACATCAAGCAAGGAAGTTAGAGCTGTTCTTTCTGGTCACTCCATGCATTCAACTTGCTTGCAG GCATACACTTGCAGTCACTACACTTGTACTATCTACGGCAAATCCTTCGGGGATATGGCG GGGCACCCTCATCATTGGTGGATTTTATATTTCTCAGGTCAAACGGTCTGCAGCCACACCTGGTCACCATCGAGTTTCAG CTTGTTACTCTCTACATGGATTTCAAGCTGGATGAGAGCTACACGCCGAGCAAGATCTCCATCTGGACTGGCGACGGCTTCCACAATCTCAAG GCCCAGAAATTAG
- the LOC109771406 gene encoding zinc finger protein BRUTUS isoform X5: MRSLHVSSCASGGQTPLPLRPRCLKKGLETNCPICCDFLFTSSKEVRAVLSGHSMHSTCLQAYTCSHYTCTIYGKSFGDMAVKRSAATPGHHRVSACYSLHGFQAG; this comes from the exons ATGCGCTCCCTCCATGTCTCCTCCTGCGCCTCCGGTGGCCAGACGCCTCTTCCACTCCGGCCGAG ATGTTTGAAGAAGGGGCTAGAGACAAACTGTCCAATTTGTTGTGACTTCCTATTCACATCAAGCAAGGAAGTTAGAGCTGTTCTTTCTGGTCACTCCATGCATTCAACTTGCTTGCAG GCATACACTTGCAGTCACTACACTTGTACTATCTACGGCAAATCCTTCGGGGATATGGCG GTCAAACGGTCTGCAGCCACACCTGGTCACCATCGAGTTTCAG CTTGTTACTCTCTACATGGATTTCAAGCTGGATGA
- the LOC109771406 gene encoding zinc finger protein BRUTUS isoform X4 gives MRSLHVSSCASGGQTPLPLRPRCLKKGLETNCPICCDFLFTSSKEVRAVLSGHSMHSTCLQAYTCSHYTCTIYGKSFGDMAINVGSADPVIISFHPNTTVKRSAATPGHHRVSACYSLHGFQAG, from the exons ATGCGCTCCCTCCATGTCTCCTCCTGCGCCTCCGGTGGCCAGACGCCTCTTCCACTCCGGCCGAG ATGTTTGAAGAAGGGGCTAGAGACAAACTGTCCAATTTGTTGTGACTTCCTATTCACATCAAGCAAGGAAGTTAGAGCTGTTCTTTCTGGTCACTCCATGCATTCAACTTGCTTGCAG GCATACACTTGCAGTCACTACACTTGTACTATCTACGGCAAATCCTTCGGGGATATGGCG ATAAATGTTGGATCAGCTGACCCTGTCATTATCTCATTCCACCCCAACACCACG GTCAAACGGTCTGCAGCCACACCTGGTCACCATCGAGTTTCAG CTTGTTACTCTCTACATGGATTTCAAGCTGGATGA
- the LOC109771406 gene encoding uncharacterized protein isoform X3 encodes MRSLHVSSCASGGQTPLPLRPRCLKKGLETNCPICCDFLFTSSKEVRAVLSGHSMHSTCLQAYTCSHYTCTIYGKSFGDMAVKRSAATPGHHRVSGNHDKSTIFHCLPLNFVWMVRDSFHRVFNKPKSYQSS; translated from the exons ATGCGCTCCCTCCATGTCTCCTCCTGCGCCTCCGGTGGCCAGACGCCTCTTCCACTCCGGCCGAG ATGTTTGAAGAAGGGGCTAGAGACAAACTGTCCAATTTGTTGTGACTTCCTATTCACATCAAGCAAGGAAGTTAGAGCTGTTCTTTCTGGTCACTCCATGCATTCAACTTGCTTGCAG GCATACACTTGCAGTCACTACACTTGTACTATCTACGGCAAATCCTTCGGGGATATGGCG GTCAAACGGTCTGCAGCCACACCTGGTCACCATCGAGTTTCAGGTAACCACGACAAGTCAACGATCTTCCATTGCCTTCCGCTCAATTTTGTTTGGATGGTGCGTGATTCCTTTCATCGAGTCTTCAATAAACCAAAGAGTTACCAGAGTAGTTAA
- the LOC109771406 gene encoding uncharacterized protein isoform X1, with product MRSLHVSSCASGGQTPLPLRPRCLKKGLETNCPICCDFLFTSSKEVRAVLSGHSMHSTCLQAYTCSHYTCTIYGKSFGDMAINVGSADPVIISFHPNTTVKRSAATPGHHRVSGNHDKSTIFHCLPLNFVWMVRDSFHRVFNKPKSYQSS from the exons ATGCGCTCCCTCCATGTCTCCTCCTGCGCCTCCGGTGGCCAGACGCCTCTTCCACTCCGGCCGAG ATGTTTGAAGAAGGGGCTAGAGACAAACTGTCCAATTTGTTGTGACTTCCTATTCACATCAAGCAAGGAAGTTAGAGCTGTTCTTTCTGGTCACTCCATGCATTCAACTTGCTTGCAG GCATACACTTGCAGTCACTACACTTGTACTATCTACGGCAAATCCTTCGGGGATATGGCG ATAAATGTTGGATCAGCTGACCCTGTCATTATCTCATTCCACCCCAACACCACG GTCAAACGGTCTGCAGCCACACCTGGTCACCATCGAGTTTCAGGTAACCACGACAAGTCAACGATCTTCCATTGCCTTCCGCTCAATTTTGTTTGGATGGTGCGTGATTCCTTTCATCGAGTCTTCAATAAACCAAAGAGTTACCAGAGTAGTTAA